One Salvelinus namaycush isolate Seneca chromosome 29, SaNama_1.0, whole genome shotgun sequence genomic region harbors:
- the LOC120024129 gene encoding solute carrier family 35 member F6-like, translated as MAWTKYQLFLAGLMLTTGSINTLSAKWADMFSAKGCKDSTEHTFNHPFVQAVGMFLGELSCLAVFHMLLCHDRRRPEPKMNTGQSFNPLLFLPPALCDMTATSIMYVALNMTSASSFQMLRGAVIIFTGLLSVAFLGRRLVASQWTGIFVTILGLVMVGLADFISGNKDDSHKLSEVITGDLLIIMAQVIAAVQMVLEEKFVYKHDVHPLRAVGTEGFFGFFILSLLLIPFFYIPVGSFSNNPRHVLEDALDAFCQIGHNPMIVLALLGNTVSIAFFNFAGISVTKEISATTRMVLDSLRTVVIWVVSLALGWEQFHGLQVLGFIVLLVGAALYNGLHRPLLAKIPCCANMVEEEEGNPAERARLLDEGRVQEET; from the exons ATGGCTTGGACAAAGTATCAACTCTTTCTTGCGGGTCTTATGCTCACAACCGGCTCTATCAACACGCTATCGGCAAA ATGGGCTGACATGTTCTCCGCAAAGGGTTGCAAAGACTCCACTGAACACACATTCAACCACCCGTTTGTACAG gccgTAGGGATGTTCCTGGGGGAGCTCAGTTGTCTGGCCGTCTTCCACATGCTGCTTTGTCACGACAGACGAAGACCAGAGCCCAAGATGAACACGGGCCAGAGCTTcaaccccctcctcttcctcccccctgcCCTCTGTGACATGACCGCTACCTCCATCATGTATGTTG CCCTGAACATGACGAGTGCCTCCAGCTTCCAGATGCTGCGTGGGGCGGTGATCATCTTCACGGGCCTGCTGTCGGTGGCTTTCCTGGGGCGCCGCCTGGTGGCCAGTCAGTGGACGGGCATCTTTGTCACTATTCTGGGCCTGGTGATGGTGGGCCTGGCCGACTTCATAAGTGGAAACAAGGACGACTCACACAAACTCAGCGAGGTCATCACTG GTGACCTTCTGATCATCATGGCCCAGGTCATTGCGGCTGTCCAGATGGTTCTGGAGGAGAAGTTTGTCTACAAGCACGACGTTCATCCTTTACGGGCAGTGGGCACTGAAG gGTTCTTTGGCTTCTTCATCCTCTCGCTGCTCCTCATCCCCTTTTTCTACATCCCGGTGGGGAGCTTTAGCAACAACCCCCGACACGTTCTCGAGGACGCGCTGGACGCCTTCTGCCAGATCGGCCACAATCCCATGATCGTCCTGGCGTTGCTCGGCAACACAGTGTCCATCGCCTTCTTCAACTTCGCCGGCATCTCCGTCACCAAGGAAATCAGTGCCACCACGCGCATGGTGCTGGACAGTCTGCGCACCGTGGTCATCTGGGTGGTCAGTCTGGCTCTGGGCTGGGAGCAGTTCCATGGTTTACAGGTTCTGGGTTTCATTGTGTTGTTGGTGGGTGCAGCGCTGTATAATGGGCTTCATCGCCCCCTGCTGGCCAAGATTCCGTGCTGCGCCAAcatggtggaggaagaggagggcaaCCCAGCAGAGAGGGCAAGACTGCTGGATGAGGGAAGGGTGCAGGAGGAGACTTAA